The Kwoniella dejecticola CBS 10117 chromosome 6, complete sequence sequence GAGAAGTTCATGTTGGATCATGTAGAATCAGATACTCCGTTCACCGAGTGCTTGAGTCTCTCTAACCTGGGTCAGACTTGTTTACCCGCGAACGCAGAAGATATGATCTGGTCTCAGGAGGCTTCACCTTATGCTCCTCCCTTCAACGCGAATTTGATCAGCCACGAGGGCGGGTTTAGGATGGTCACTGTGTGGAGGGAAGGCTCGGCGGTGATCCACGAAGAAGTGAGACAGGTCGAAAAGGTCTTCGAGGGTTTGCTTTGGAAATTAGTtgatggacaagaagatacCACTATATTCGCTCTGAGCAGAACATAGATAACTAGACTATCGAACGAGGTCCCAATCACAATTGCAGACAGTCGAATCCTCATACTACAGTATTTTATATGGTGTATTAATCACTAAGCTCTCCTGATCCATGCAGCTCTGTACAAATATTAGTCTCATAACCCTTCCTTTACTCTCTTAGTATCGCAGTCCGACATTGTGATTCTTCTTTGAGTTATGCATGATATTGGTctaccttgttcttgttcttatGGGATGACGCATCCCGGTCGATGACCGAGCGGTCGCCGCATTCCGTTATTTTCGCAAATACGCGACTGATTGAGAGCAGAAGCTCTATGTAAGATAAGATATATAACTCTCTTTCAATGTAAGTCTCATATGGCGGACAAGCTCGCATCAACTTGATCCTCGAATCGGTATGACAGTCGAGCAGAATCCAAAGCGATACTGTGAGTAACCCAACCCTCCTCTGATCGCTATCTCAGTTGCAATGTCTGACGCGACTGAGTTATCGTAGTATCGCTATACGAGCGATACAGTGTCTCACGTCGTAACATCGGGTTTCCTTCAgtgatcttcttcatcgtctcATACCCTACCAGCTCATCTCTACCCTCCGACGCATTCCTCGAAGATCGTATTCGCAAGCTACAAGAACGTCTACCTCTCTTGAACGCCGAGATCAGGGATTATAACACTTCGAAGCCTTACTTTGCCGTGCGAGACGAGATTCGAGATCCGAGGGATATACTTTTTCAGACGAAATATGAACCGGAGTCTAGCAGACAGAGCGAGATGGAGGATATATTCATCAAAGAACCCCTCAGGCTGATCACCAAGGAAGATTTCTATTCTGGGCCAAGTTGGCAAGTCCGAAAACACGTCCATCGCTCCCAAAatccagctcaagctgaatccTCACGAGCCTACCTTACATTGAGTATCGATCACGCATTCAGCGACGGTCAAGGATCATTGTCTATCCTGCGGTACCTCCTAGCCGGAGACGACGAGACTTGTCAATCTATACCTCACGAGCCGCTAGAAAGAGTAACGAGATACGAAGACACCATAAACATCAAACCCTCCATGCGGTACTTACTACCCATTATTTTCGACAAACTGCTTGTTCCGAAATTACCCAGTTTCCTTCAATACTATCTCAGATCAGCTCCCACCTGGCCATCGAGcatgatcaagaacaaaTCGGCCGAAGCTCTGCCCCGTCAATTGCTCTTATTCCTTCCTACCGAATTGATCGACTCCCTCAAATACACCGCTAAGCAAAACGGCGTCAAAACTCTCCATGGCGTTCTCAAGGCGGCTCTGTTGACTTCAATCTGGGCTATATACGGCCCCACTCTCATTCCCTTCAAAGTCAAGGGCGCGACACCTCGATCCGATCGGAATAGTATGGAGCTGGGTCATCCGATCTGTACAGGCAATTACGTCTCCTTCCCgaagatcgaaatcacctTAGAAGGGAAAGACAATTTCTGGAACGTCGCAAAACAGTGTTCAGATAAACTCAGTGCACCTGAGACTGTGAGACAAGGAAGGATGGATATCGGTACTTTGGCTTATATTCCCGAAccagaaaaagaaaagaCCAATCCGCAATTCCCTACAGGCTGGGAAAGTTTCCTTTCCGATCAAATCAATTCGGATAGCCCATTTGGCGATGCGTTAAACCTGTCGAATTTGGGAAAAGTAGATTTACCCCCACGAGCGGATGATATGGTCTGGGGCCAACGAGCTTCGCCGTTCGCAGGAGCTATCACGTGTAATGTAATGAGTCATAAGGCTGGTTTTaggatgatcatcacttGGCTTGAGGACTCGGCagtcaaggaggacgaggtatTGCGACTTGAGAAGGTATTTGTAGGTATGTTGCAAAGATTGATTGAGGCTCAAGAGGATACCACTTTAGAAGCTTTGAGCAGGACGTAGCACGTAGAGCGCAATAGACCAAAGATGAGGATCTGCGGGGTCATAATCTGATCCTATTCAATCAAATACACCTTATATATTATAATATCTCGATATTGGACCTTACTCAAGCCTATAATCATAGAATCCATATAATCCATATAACCGAACATACGTATAATTCTTTTAATGTTTGAATTAGACGACAAGATAATTTGACTTAAATTTCCAATATTTTGCAGCGCTATCGCTTCGCAACGCAAGGGCTAATCTGACTCTGAGCTGTTTAAATTATGCATGATGTGGTCGTTAGTGATCTACCTTCTATCCCTCTTTCCTCGATTACGCTGCTCCAAAGCCCTCctatcagcttctttcagcCTTaatctccttccttcttgtcctgctATACTCAAAGTTccaatgatcagctcagccgTTCGCATACTCTATAAGGCAAATGGGATATTAGCTATTTGTCTTCATTCATTCGATTACTGAGCTCAAATTGCAAGCTCACCTCCGCGTTGGCAGGTATGGGGTACGTGACTATCCTTGGATCAGTATCTGTGTCCACGATGCCTATTGTGGGTATATGTCGGGCGGTACATTCCCTTATAGCAGCCGTATTTTCAGATgggttgaggaagatgaccAGATCAGGTTTATATGATTTATTGAGCATGGGCTCAATTCCGAAGCTATCCAGATTATCcaaattcatcagcttcctctcctctctgTGAAGGGGTACAAGGAGATAGGCAGGATTGACTGAGTGGGTTGATGAGCGACCTACAAAGTCTCGGAATTGGTCAATACACCGGGCATCCAATCGGTAACTGCATAACCATTATCTTCCAGCCTCTCCTTCGCGCGAtatatcatcttctcatGCCCATTTCTCGTGCCTACTATCAACACTATCCCGTCTGCCTTCACTACGTCCCGTACCAGAGCCGCTGTCCGGCGCAGGATCGGCAATGTCTGATCTAAATCGATAATCGATAATCCCGCCCTTTTACCGTATATATAGGGTGTGTACGCTGTCGAGGTCAAGCTATTCGAATGCCCTAATGCTGCACCAGCGGCAAGAAGGGTGGAGAGGGTAGCTTCGGTCGGTGAAGGTGTGGGACGGGGACGCGGTGGTAAATTGGTGGATTGAGGGATGAACAGGGGTAATTTCGAACCTGATTGAGATGTCGAGAATCATTTGATTGTCAGCATATCaaattgatgattgacatTGTATGGTACCCTCTTAAAAGACCCTCTTATGGTACTCACGTTGAGCATCTCTCCTCCGACGCCATTCTCTAGCTTCGTTCAGATTCCGCTTCCATGCTTGTTCGGCTGATTCTCCGGGAAACGCTTCGCCTTTTCCTGGTCTGGCCGATCCTTCCGCTTGGTTCTGTGTGGAGCTTGATGTTGCCAGATAACGAGTGGCTGGAACATCTTTCCAGTCAGCGAATGTGAAACAAACACATCCAAGCTAAGTCGTCATGTCGGGGCAGCTATAGAGGAGCCGAGTCTGTATGACTTACATGGTCGAACGGCTGTGTTCGCTCTCAACACTCTCAAAGCAGATCCGCTTGACCCCTTCATGATGGTTCCGAGGTATGCAGATGTGTCTTCCGGCAGCAGTGACCCAAGGTATTGCAATCGTTCTGATGTGCTCGGCACagtcgagggagatgatgTGTGTTAGTTGGTGATGGCTAAAATGGACACCTgcttgtcgttgtcgttttAAGCATCTTCAGACTTTTTACGAAAGTCATTCGACCACACCCGAGCGAGGTATGCAAGAATATCAGAATATCAGGCTCACTTCGACTGCTCGCGTGGCAGCTGAATTCTGAAAATCAGGCAGGCTGAATAAGATGCCTTGACGGAAGTATTTTGGTGCCACAGATATCAGTCAAAACACCGAGAAACTCCGCTGCACCAAATGGTTCAATTCCTTGAATTGGCGGTAAATTTGTCTAGAGTGCATGGCCATCTGCACCAATTCTTGCTGGCTGCTACAGTCCTACGGTCGACTGCCTCACACTCACTCATTCTCTCTCACGCTACCCGTTTGGTACAGGCTGGTCGGTTTGCACAATTCGACATTCTCAAAACCCATCGTTGTAaaacatcttcctccttgtccatcAAAAAAGGCTAAGCCCATACATACAACAATGGTCAGTATCTCGCCCTACTTTCGCtgtagaagaagaggaacgaagGGAAGGATATTATGGATGGATGTTATGGAGAAAAGATACGGTGCTGACGATGTCTTCTGCATTGCTCAACAACTATCCCTTCAATCTACTTCACCATACCCTACAACGTCGTTACGATGCACACCAACAGGTTCGATACGCCTCTGCCCACATCGTCGCCGGCAACCCTGAGAAGTGTGCGTAGTAGTTCATCCGACTGGACTGGAAGGAATGGGAAAAGGATATAAATGCTGATATTGGGAATGGAACCGTTGATCTGTTGTTTTAGTCGCCAAGGCCCGAGGAGAGTATGTCCCAACTCACTTCAAGAACATGCGAGAGGTCGCTGCTGCTCTTACCGGTGAGTCTGCGTTTCTTCGGATCGAACTAGAATAAACGGACTCTGCTTGGACACTTGTGATAGACGGCTGACTTGACCTATTGGAAtgattgtatatatataggcTTGAACATCAAGAAGGCTTACACCTACCTTGCCGACGTTCAAGACCACAAGCAAATCATCCCCTTCAGACGTTTCGCCGGTGGTATTGGACGAGCTTCCCAAGCTAAGCAATTCAAGACTACCAAGGGTAGGTCAGGGTTTGCTTTGGTTTGGTCTAGACGGGATAGGATGGCGCGATTCGGGATGTATCTGAGAGGGATTGCTCATTTGGTTTGGTTTCGTGATCAGGTCGATGGCCCGAGAAGTCGGTTCGATTCATCCTTCGATTACTCAAGAACGCTGAATCCAACGCCGACGCCAAGGACCTTGAAGTTGAGGatttgatcatcaagaacatTGTCGTCCAACAAGCCCCTAAAACCCGACGAAGAACTTACCGAGCTCACGGTCGAATGTGAGTGCTAGTTTCTATCTCAGTCGTAGTCGTCGTACAGAATATTGGGAATCTGGAGGAAGTCATcgacgaagctgacttgggAATTACCTTTCCCGTTGATTAGCAACCCTTACCAAGGTCACCCATGTCACATCGAAATAATCCTTTCCACCCCTTCGTCCGAAGTCCCCAGAGCCAAGGACCTTGACGTCACTTCCAGctcaaagaagggaaagaccGTCGCTGCCATTGAAGCATAAACTGGTTTCTGGCCACCGACTGGTTTAGGATAGTCTTGGGTAGTTAGACAGCTCTCTTACATGCCGAGATGCTATGTATGATGGATCCATACTGCTGCATAATGCGTATTGCCGGTTGTCAGTTTCCTATCTGTTTGCACACGTTGAGCTCTCAATCCTTGTACTTGTCATCGTTTTTGATGGTGTGAGCAGAACAGTTCATGTTTGATTTACGTAACATCTGGACCATGTTTGCGTTTCACGCGGACACAGTCGAAGACAGACGTCCCTCATCCCACTTTCAACTGTACTTGACTCCTCTACTGTTAGCACTCAAACAAACCACAAGCCGCATAATGAGTCAATCCGGTCCACCAGCAGACGCAAAACAAGCCCAAGCAGCAGCTATGGCTGAACTCGAAGCTGCTCAGCGCAAGAAACGTGCCATCGATACCACCTTGGTAGGTTATCGCTCTCTTCCCTCGCTCTTCCCTCGCTCTTCCctcgctcttccttctcgtgAATGTACATATATATGTCCTGACTCAGAATCATAGGCGAACTTGGAACATTCGATATACGCTTTCGAGGGAAGTTATCTGGATGAGACAGCTGCGTCAGGCGGGAATatcatcaaggtgagtaccaTTGTTCCcctttttcctttccctcccCGCTATATCTAGACTACGTCGCGACACACAATTGAGAGCGGGATCAGTGGAGTCAGCAAGCCGGGTTCAACTCACAGCTGACGCGTTGGTCCATCGTTGTGCTGTGTTAGGGCTTCGACAATTACCTGAAACCGCCCCCAACGACCAACgtgaacaagaagaagatcgaagtGACCGAAGGAGATAGGTTGTTCAGTACGAGTAGCGGGACGTATCAGCAGGTGCGCAATTAGCATTGAGCATCAATCACCCAATCACCTGATCACCCCGTACATACCTCGCGTTATCCGGTTTCGAATCCGAACTTATGACGATTGCTTCATCTCTCAACACCTCAATCACCAAAACTCGAATTACAAACCCAATCTATCATCTTGCTCACTCCTTCTCTACTActcaatcatcaataatGAACCATCACAATCACTgccacaaccacaaccacaaaTATGACCACGATCTTACACGTCCTTCACCACGATCTGCTCATCGCCCGATCTGACCTGCCGACATCCCCGTCTCTCTCGAATTCCCAAATACATCTCGCACTCTCAGAGTCTCGCTGCGAAAAGACAATACGACGCCGAAGCAGCTGCCATCGCACTCAGAAACGCCTCCTC is a genomic window containing:
- a CDS encoding 60S ribosomal protein uL22 encodes the protein MSSALLNNYPFNLLHHTLQRRYDAHQQVRYASAHIVAGNPEKFAKARGEYVPTHFKNMREVAAALTGLNIKKAYTYLADVQDHKQIIPFRRFAGGIGRASQAKQFKTTKGRWPEKSVRFILRLLKNAESNADAKDLEVEDLIIKNIVVQQAPKTRRRTYRAHGRINPYQGHPCHIEIILSTPSSEVPRAKDLDVTSSSKKGKTVAAIEA
- a CDS encoding mitochondrial 37S ribosomal protein uS2m — translated: MKGSSGSALRVLRANTAVRPSTRYLATSSSTQNQAEGSARPGKGEAFPGESAEQAWKRNLNEAREWRRRRDAQRSKLPLFIPQSTNLPPRPRPTPSPTEATLSTLLAAGAALGHSNSLTSTAYTPYIYGKRAGLSIIDLDQTLPILRRTAALVRDVVKADGIVLIVGTRNGHEKMIYRAKERLEDNGYAVTDWMPGVLTNSETFFGIEPMLNKSYKPDLVIFLNPSENTAAIRECTARHIPTIGIVDTDTDPRIVTYPIPANAESMRTAELIIGTLSIAGQEGRRLRLKEADRRALEQRNRGKRDRR